The stretch of DNA AGAGCGAGATGGCGGTGGGGTACTGCACGCTCTACGGGGACATGTCGGGCGGTCTTGCAGTGATCTCGGACGTACCCAAGACCACGGTCTATAAGCTGGCACGGGAGATCAACAGGGAATGGCCCGTGATCCCGGAGGCGATCATCTTGAAACCGCCCTCCGCCGAACTCAGGCCGAACCAGACCGACCAGGACTTACTCCCTCCGTACGAGATTCTCGACGGGATACTCGAGGCATATATCGACGAGATGGATTCGCCGGCGGATATCGTCGCAAAGGGATTCGACAAAGAGACGGTCGAATGGGTCGTTGCACAGGTGAACAGGAACGAGTACAAGCGCCGGCAGGCTGCAACCGGCCTCAAGGTGACCCCAAAGGCGTTCGGATCAGGGCGGAGAATGCCGATCGCAGCGAAATATTACAGTGACTAAAAAGTGCAATAAATGAAACAAAAATGTTGATACAAACCGGGAAGTGAGTTCCAATGCGTTCTTTGACAGAACGAAATTAGGTAATATGCGGCTTCTTTTCAGTTCTGCTCTTTATTGGGTATTTTGCTTCCATCACGTTCGGGGAGTCGGCCTGGCTTAACATCATCCTCATTGCAGGCATTGCGGGGCTGATCGCCGGTGCCCTTATCGCCGTCGCAGGCCCCATGACGAACATTGTTCTTGCCATCCACATGTAAGCCAGGTCTGGAGCTATATCCCACAGAGGTCCGTGTGGTTGTGGTATGACGGAGGTGATTTCTACTGGCCACTGGGTCCGGTCTCAGGCCCGCTATTTTGGGCCTCGCCGGGCTCTTTATACGGGAGCTGAAACGAAAATATGCCGAAAATCCCTGGCTAAAATTACGTGAAGAAAATTAAAAACGGATCACGGGACCGGACCCGCCGTGCTGACCGGTTTCCATTTTTTGGGGATATTTGATAAGATATGAGTTATAAACGCTCAGATCACTCATGCGATCGTCAGCCCTCCCGTTCTCGTATTTTATTATCGTTGCTTTGATCTTTGCGAGTGTCATTGCAATCGATCTGGTCACATCCGGCACCATCAGCCTGTTTACACCGCTTCTTGACACTCTCGGAATTATCCTGATAATCCTCGTAGCATACACCGCCGGGGTCGCCGTTCTCATCCACAGGATTGCCGACGATTCGTCCCGGTTTACCGCCGTCAGGATCTTCATGACAGTCCTGCTTGGAATCGGTGCGTTCCTTGCACTGACCGCCTGGATCGACGACCCGAAAGAGATTGCCCTTACGCTGGGGGTTATCGTGGGTGCCGTCCTCATAGCTTTACGTGATTTTATCCAGAACATGATTGGGAGCCTTATGGTGCTGGTGACCGGAATCTTCCGGATCGGCGACAGGATCCAGATCCGTGGAGTCTACGGTCTCGTTATGGATATCGGGGTCTTCCGTACCACCCTGATGAAACTCGACCCGGAGGCCGGCGACCACCCGACAGGCGAGATTGTCACCATCCCCAACGGCATTATTTTTAAGGAAAACGTGACCAATACCACCCGCCATCTATCCGTCGTAACTGACGAAATAAGGATCACGCTTCCATTTTCCGCGGACCTGGAGAAAGCCCGTGATGTTCTGGTTGGTGCAATACGAAAGCATACCATGGAGATCGAAAAGCGTGCGAGAGACGAGATCAGCAAACTCTCGGAGAAAAAATTCCTGCATTCATTCGATGTGGAGCCTGTCGTAAACCTCCAGATGAGTGACAACGGGATTGTCTTCATCCTGAAGTATTTCACAACCTCAAAAGATCGTGCAGCTCTCAAAACCGCAATAATCCGGGATGTTTCCGCTACGATACCGGAAATCAAAGATACCGGGGAGAATTGACAAAAAACTGCGGGTACATGTGTTCGCCGCTTCCGGGCGGAACTCTCCGGTAAGGGAAATGCGAAGACGATCGTGGGAGACCAACAAGGTGGTAAAAAGAGCGCACCCGTATTTCGCAAATTTCACGGCCGAAAAATAGTTGAGGGTGTATTCATCCGATCTTTTGCGGGTTATCCGTAACATCGATAGTGCATTCGCCGAGCTTGATCAACATGGCGGTTGTGAATTCCGAATCTTCACCAATCCCGCTGGACGTGAGAAAACGACGTGCGACTTTCACATCAAGTGCATCGGTCTTATCGGGAATCTGGAAATAGGAACTCGTCAGACTTGCACCTGCCGGGAACTCGCCCGCCGGCGATGTGGCAGTAACTACCAGGTCGCCCCAGAATCCGGCAGGAACTTCTGTTACGAAGCTGACAATCTGGTTCCCCTGGGAATCGGCCTTTGGAAGCGATAGATTCTGCTCGATAGGACAGTTCTTGTCAGTGCACTGGACCTTGATCATAGTGCCGGTAACAAAGCCGCGCCCTGTAATAACGATAGTGAAATAGGCGTCTTTTTGATTAACGTTTCCGAAACTGAAGACCCTGTTCAGCTGGGTAAGCGTGTTTGGCGAATAACTTATGTTACGGAAGCAAACGGCCGGATTTTGCTGGGTCCACTGGCAGAAAGATCCGTTGGTAGGGAATTTGTCGGGAATAGTGACCGGATGGGCGGTTGTCTGCACTATGGCGATTATACAATAATGATCTCCCGAAACAGGGGGCAGACCGGTCAGGAGAAAGGAAGGGTTTGAGATCGCTATGCCGCCGGAAGAGATCGAGGTACTGCCGGAACCGTCGATGAACGGCAGGGACTTTTCCCCGCCTGCACTCGCCAGTCGCGTCCAATTCGTCGGTAAAAGGAACATTGAAGCGCGAGAATAATACAGCTCGACTTCTCCGGTACCGGCGGCATTGTTCAGGTTCCTGGCCCGGACATAGATATTGTTGATGCCGCCGTTTACGATGGATTTGCCGATGTCAGGCCCCCTGTAGGCTGAATTTGCCAGGTTCCACGTGAGCGTTCCATCCTCGCAGGGGATGATGTCCGGTGACTGGTAAGGGATGCCGGTCGACGGAATAACTCCGGTATCAGAGAAATTCTCACGGACATAAATATCATTATACATTGTCATTTTTAAATCTCCAAAATTCTCGATATATTTTGTATTTAACCCGGCACCGAAGATATAATTATCCGCGGCAGGGTGAACCCTCTAATGAAAAAGACTCTTTAACAATACTTTCACAATGAAAACCGCCCTGGTTTTCCGTTCGATACGAACGAAAAAAAAGGAGAGTTGTTTTCATCCGATCTTTTGCGGGTTATCCGTCATGCAGATAATACATTCGCCGGTTTTGATTTGTTCATGACCCGGCACCTACAATGTAATTGTCAATCAACCTGGCAAATTCCTCGACAGAAAGTGATTCTTCGCCGACACTTCTCACATCGACAAGAATATTGTAGCGGACAAAGAGGATGCCGGTGCTCACGTCGCCATGCCCGGTAAAACCGACATCGCCGATCCTTATCCCCCGTTTATCCAGGCGGGGCAAAGTCATTGCCGTTGAAAAACTGATCTCCCTGAGCAGCGCCAGGCGTGCCTCGTCATGTGTGCGAAATTCGCTGATACGCACCATAATCCTGTGGCGGGTGTTTTTGGTACTCTGGAAATAGTCCGCGTATCCCGAGTCTCCCCACGGCAGACGCTGCTCCAGCCGCCAGTTTTCATCCATCTGCCGGGGGTCAAGGCTTAGTTTCATTACGCGAATCTGTGCATTCTTCTTCGAAGGGCGCGGCCAGTTCCTGAAATCGAATCTCTGCCGGGCACCATTTAACCAGTCCTGCATTTTCATGTAATGATCTCCTTTTTATTCATATTACCGGCCTTCTCCCCGAATTGGTGTTTGGCCATGCGCCTTTGGGTAAACATTTCGGAATCCCGGCATTTGTATTCGCGGCAAGTCTCTCCCTGTACCGTGCATTATTGGCGTTGGGGAGAGGAAACGGGTCCGGCACCGGCTGCAGCATGGAAAACTGTACGTTGAGCGGCAAGCCGGCAGTATGAGAACCGGTCCCCCAGGGGTCAGAACCTGTATCGTATTGAAGGCAGGCATCATAGATTTTATTAGTAATGAACCCTGCACTTGTCCAGGCCACTTCATGAAAGCTGAAACCCCGTCCAAAAGGAACTTTCCACGTCGTCGTTCCGATTGCAATTATCTGGTTACAGGAAAACCCCTCTAAAGCCTTAGGATAGGAGGTCATGATCGCTTCCATGACATCAGAGCCAAGGATATTGGCAAAGGTTGTGACGATCGTGGCACAATCAGTACAGTTGACTGTTTTTCCATTTCCCTTGCCTTTTGTTAAAAAGTCGATAAACCGGGTGCACAGGAAACATCTTGTGCCGCTATACATTCCGGTATAGACCGATGCGCCACTATTTGTATCATACACCAGACCAATGCCGGAATTCACTTTGGTTGTTACTTTACTCAGAATATCATCGGTGCTTTTAGCCCCGGCGGCCCAGGTACAGGCATAATCAAGTACATCCGTCCAGGGCAGCTGATTGTCTGTGCGATCAGAGGTTTGCTTCCAGGGATTGCAGGGTCTGTCGAGTGTGATATAAACCCGGTGCTTTGTGCCGGCCATAACTTCCCATGCATTATTATCTATCCTGTACTGCCAGTTCCATGTTACATCGGTTCGCCCGACTCCGCCTGCAGCAAGAGTCTGGTGAGACAAATTCAGTGTGATCGTCACGCTTGTACCTGACTTGAAATTGGCATTAACCGGATCTATCGCACCAAGGATCCCTCCCCCTGTTGCCTGGATCATGACAGAGTGTTTGGTGGATTTCGGAATTTCGAGTTTAACCTGGATCGTCGGAATCTTTCCTTCTATAAGGCTCAGGGCATAGGCACACGGTGAATCTTCCGGATTTTTATTGGCGGGGATCCATTCCGGTACGCTGACATTAGAACTGAAATTTTGCCTGATAGTCAGTGCGTCTACAGCAGTGCCGACCGGATCGTAATCAAAAGAGATACTTTTCAGGGTTACGGAAGGAATCGGATCACAAGAAGCCGGTTTATTTGCATAAGCGACAGCAAGTGTCGCTGCCGTTGCAACAAAGGATGATATCATTCTTGCATACTCCACACCCACACATGCCATCATCAAAAACATTTTGGCAACCACCTGGATCAGAGTCCAAAAACCGACATCGATTACCAATAACACGAGCTGTTTCAACATCCCTGCAGTGTAGAGTATCTTCAGGATTTCAAAAATAAAATAAGCAGAGATCCCCGCTCCTGCAGCCAGATATGTAATTACTTCCGGTACAGCCAGGATCTGTCTTATATATGCTATAGCCCTGTCCGTCAGTTTAGCTGCGACACCGGTAATTGCACACAGGGTTCCGGCAATAGCAATGAATATCAGTTTGATCCTCCACATGGTGCAGTCATCGATATCCTCTTCTGCCGCACGATAGGCCACATAGGAGCCCGCAGGCCGGTGGACGATCAGAAGACGTTCCCCATCGATTTTATGTTCCGTTACCATGAACGGCAGGGAGGCCGGATCATTTACGAGCCTGTCGCGAACATCGGCCCAGGCCTTCCGTACCAACTCCTTGTCGGCCGGATCGTCAAAAGCCGCAACATCAGCCTCTTCCGCGGCATCAAAGGCATTACGGTTGTTCTCACAAAATTCACGAAAATCCAGTTCGGAACGTATCTTCGCCATTAAATCCGGGTCAAGACCCGTATCAGGTACTTTGATACTGTCATCGTAACTTCTGTCGGCACTGACCGGAGCAGATTCAATTTGCCCGAAAAGGACCGCACCTTCGGCGAGAGCTACGGGATTTCCATTCACCTGATTGCGTACCGGGGAATTGTTAAAGACATAGACGCCCTGCAAACCGGAGGTATTAACATCAGGCGATGTGGCCATGAAGTTCTCAATTTCGGCGGCACTTAAGGCACGCGACCAGACATCCACTTCGCGAATAAAACCCTGGAGTGTAGCAGTGTTTGAAGAATCGCCTTCTTCAATCGTGGCACCGATCAGGATATAGCCAGACTGGTTATACAGCGGTATTGGCGTACAGCTCATAGAACTGTCTAATACCCCGCTTATGTAGAGATTAAGATTAATGCCGTCGAATGTCGTGGCTACATTTGTCCATGCACCTACCGGAATTGTACCGGAAGATGTAAGAGTCTGACCACTTGAACCGGATGAACCACGCTGGGAAACCAGACGATAAGCGGATTTGTCACTGTCGTATCGGACGTATAATGCCATACCGGTATCCTCCATCAGATCACAGTTGGCAAAAACAGCCTGAATATGATTATATTTGGACGATATATAGATCCACGCCTGTACCGAATATGGATCGACCTGCTTTCCGCCGGGATTGATCTCTATGTCGCCAAGCGGCCGTGCAAAGCCATAAGTGCCAAGCGAGAGGGCAGGCGAGATCCTGATCATCGAGGAATTATTTTGCAGGGATAGCGGATACGACGAAGGTCCGCGATCGAGAGGCTTGTTGACACTGAAATCGAAGTCGGCGAAAATTGTTTTTGCCTCCGGAGTACCGAACATGCTGCTTTTCACTGTATCTTTATCCAGAACAACATTGTAAATCCGTACGCGTTTGATAAGTCCCTGAACACCACGTCCAATGCGGACCGGGTTAGTACCGGTATTTACCTGGCCCATGCAGCTCTGGCCGGTATTGAAATCTCCGTCAATGTAAAGCCGGACCATTGAACCGTCAAAAGTTGCGCAGATATAATGCCACCGTTCATCGTAAAGCCGCGACACGCCGGGATCAGAAAGAATGAGATCTAATCCCTCAAACTGAAAATAGATTGAACTTGCCCGGTTACCGAAAGAGAATACGTTCTCCTGGCCTAATATTACAGTGTGCGCAGGCAGGCCGCTGAATCGTACCCAGGCATCAACAGAAAACTGGATCCGGGCAGTAAACAGACCGGCCGCTGCTGCGCTTGTCTGGGCCCAGGACAGGGAATCCAGGGACATCGATATGTAACTGCCTTCACTGGCGGGTTCACCGGAAGCCATGCATACCACCACCGGTTATGTAAACTGTTGAAACAGCTCTCCGCTCAGGCAAAAATCTGTTTAAGCGTTTTTTATAATCGATTCCATGTAAAACAGGGCATTTATGCTGCTGTATTTTCAGAGTCAAAACCGTTTCTTTAGGCCCCCTATAAACATTTACCTCAACACAAAGAGAATTTAGTCGGATCTGATACTTATCGTTTCCTGTGGAATCCGGACTGCTGTGCGGCATAATTTCATTCCAAAAATTACCGGGAAATTCCGTGATCTTCACTTATTACATGATCAGAATTTCTGCAAAACAGCAATCGCATATGAAAAATAATATTCGTAGTTTACATTGGTTCTGATTTTTCAGGCTGCCTGAATGCTGAATAATTACATTTAAGCGGGTAAAAATCCAATTAATTATCAGTTTTGACAGGCATGAAAAGAAATACGGTCCTGAATTTTTTTGTCATGACTTCAGGACTTTTTATTATGACTCTCGGCATTGCCGTCTCCGCAAAGGCAGGGCTCGGGACGACCCCAATTTCATGCCTGCCCTATGTCCTGAGTCTCGCGTTTCCCCTGACGTTCGGGATGTTTACATTCATTATCAACTGTTTTTTTGTCCTTTTTCAGTACCTGATCCTGAAAGAGAGATTCGAATCATATCAGCTTCTCCAGATCCCCCTGATATTCGTATTCGGCGTGTTCACCGACTATTCCATGTTCCTGGTTTCAGGACTCGAAATTACGGGATATCACTGGCAATGGGCATTCTGCCTCTTAAGCTGCGTAATTGTCGGTCTTGGCGTCGCCCTGCTTTTCAAGGGAAATTTATTGATGATGGCAGGAGACGCCCTTGTTCGTGCGGTATCACAGGGGACTAAGTTTGAATTCGGGTCCGTAAAAGTCGGATTCGATACGTCCATGGTTGTTATTGCGACCATAGTATCGCTGATCATGTTCTCGGCATTCAACGGAGTTCGCGAAGGGACGATCGCCGCCGCTGTCCTGGTAGGTCTGGTCGTTAAATTTTTTGTGCCGAGATTGTCGTTTATGGACAAGTTGTTTTGTGAAAATGTTTCGAAGGATAATATTTCTGTAAACAGGAACTGAGACTCAGCCACTCACGACCGGATGATTAACCGGAAAAGGACCGGACACAGCGAAAATCTATTTTGTATAATTTGTCAATATATAACATAATATGAAAGTGGTAATCCTGGCGGGCGGATACGGCACCCGTCTTTCAGAAGAGACATCCATAATTCCAAAACCGATGGTGGAGATAGGCGGGAAGCCGATTCTCTGGCATATTATGAAGCATTACTCTTATTATGGCTTTAATGAATTCGTAGTTCTACTCGGTTATAAAGGATATATCATAAAGGAATATTTCTCCAACTACTTCCTTCACCACAGTGACGTGACAATCGATCTCGAAAAGAACAGTATCGAGATCCTCCAGAATGCATCCGAGCCATGGAAAGTTACGCTCCTGGATACAGGTCTGGCCACACAGACAGGAGGCAGGATCCTTCGTGCAAAGAATGTCATTAATAATGAACCATTCATGCTGACATATGGCGATGCCGTATCGGATGTCGATATCAAAAAACTTATCGATTACCACACTTCACACAAAAAACTGGTGACAATGACTGCCGTTCAGCCGGAAGGGAGATTCGGGACGATAGATACGGGAACGGACGGCAAGATTACAAGTTTCGTTGAAAAACCTCCAGGAGACGGCGCCTGGATAAATGCAGGATATATGGTATGCCAGCCGGAAGTGTTCGGTTACCTGAAAGAGGGGGACAATACCATCTTCGAACGCTCACCTCTCGAATCGCTTGCCGGAGAAGGGGAGATCTATTCCTTCCAGCACAGGGGATTCTGGAAATGCATGGACACTCTCCGCGACAAGAACCAGCTTGAAGAACTTTGGAATTCAGGGAAAAAACCCTGGGCGATCTGGGAAAAGAGTTAAAGGAATTATGTCGTCGTTGTCTGTATTTGCCGGAAAAAAAGTCTTTGTCACCGGGCATACCGGTTTTAAAGGTTCGTGGCTTTCGATCTGGCTCTCAAAATTAGAGGCGGAGGTCTACGGGTATTCTCTTCCTCCCCCCACAAGCCCGAACAATTATTCGGAATCAGGCGTAGCAGGTCTTCTCGAAGGCGAAACCATCGGCGATATAAGAAATGCGGACATTCTGGAAGAATCCATTCGCTCGGCAGATCCGGATGTGATCTTTCATCTTGCCGCCCAGCCGATCGTCCGGTACAGTTACGACAATCCCGCGGAAACATTTGAAGCAAATGTCATGGGGTCCGTTTATCTCCTGGATGCAGTAAGAAAGATCGGCCGCCCTGTTTCCGTAATTATGGTTACGAGCGATAAATGCTATGAAAACACCGGCCAGATCTGGGGGTACCGCGAAAATGATATGATGGGCGGACATGACCCTTACAGTGCAAGCAAAGGGGCTGCAGAGATTGCGATATCCTCATACAGGCGTTCTTTTTTCGCCCCGTCCGAACTGGATAGGCACGGAATCGGAATCGCATCGGTAAGAGCGGGAAATGTTATCGGCGGAGGCGACTGGGCTGAAGATCGTATCATTCCCGACGCCGTAAGGGCATTGAAAGAAGGAAAGCCTTTGCAGTTAAGAAACCCCGGCGCCGTCCGTCCCTGGCAGCATGTTCTCGAATCGCTCTCCGGGTACCTGACTCTTGCAGGAAAAATGATGGCAACAAATGATCCGTCGCTTTGTTCTGCATGGAATTTCGGGCCGTATACGCATGACGCCTGCACGGTTGCCGAACTCGTGGAAAAATTCTATTCCGGATGGGGCGAAGGGTCGGTCATCGATTCGGGTGCATACGACGGGAAGCAGGAAGCAAGGTTTTTGAAGCTCTCGATTGAAAAGGCAATATACCAGTTGAGATGGCATCCGGGGTGGTCTCTTGATGACGCAATACGGAAGACCGCCTACTGGTACAGGAACTACAAACCTCTCGATCACGAGAACAATCTTAACCTGTGCCATGAAGATATCGATTCTTTTATGAAAAATCTATAAATTTATTTAATTCATCGTCAAATTTGAAGGAGAAGACACACATGATAAGAGTTGCAGACTATATCGCTGAATTTTGCGTCAAAATTGGATCGCCTGATGTATTTCTTGTCTCCGGGGGGGGCATGATGCATATGCTCGACGGTCTGGCATGCAACGAAAACATCAACGTTATCTGTGCACATAACGAGGCCGCCGCGGCGGTAATGGCCGAAGGCTACTCCCGCGTCAAGAATAATATAGGAACGCTGTTCGTAACAACAGGACCGGGAGGGACTAATGCGGTTACCGGAGTCGTGGATGCCTGGGTGGACTCAATTCCACTACTTGTCCTTTCCGGTCAGGCGAAGCGCTCGCAGAATGTATACAATTCCGGCAGCCCCGGGCTGCGGTCACTTGGAGGCCAGGAAGTAAATATTCTGCCGATCGTGAAATCATTTACAAAATATTCAGAAATGGTGAATGATCCGGAAAAGATCCGGTATCATCTTGAAAAAGCGGTATATTATGCAAAAACCGGACGGCCCGGCCCGTCATGGCTTGACGTACCTCTGGATGTCCAGGCAGCCATGATCGATCCTGAAAAACTCGAGCCGTTCGTACCTGAATCATGCGATCAGGACAGATCTCTTCTTGCCGGGCAGGTAAAAGTGATAACTGAGCTCCTGAAAAATTCCCAAAGACCTGTAATAATTGCAGGGCACGGAATCCGGCTGGCCCACGCGGAAGAAGAGTTCCTCAGGGCGGTCGAAACCCTCAATATACCTGTTGTTGCATCAAAATTAGGCCAGGACCTGATGGATTATGACAACCCGAACTATATCGGATTCGGCGGGACGAAAGGCACGCGGGCCGGCAATTTTGCAATGCAGAATGCCGATCTGGTTCTTGCGATCGGATCGCGTCTTGCCATTCCGTTTACAGGCTACGATTACGAACTCTTCGCACGCGAGGCAAAGAAGATCGCAGTCGATATCGATCCCGTTGAATTGAATAAGAACACCATCGACCTGGATATCAAAGTTCAGGCCGATGCCAAAGAGTTCCTGGAGATTTTACTGGATGAGCTGCAGAAGAACCCGGTTTCTGAAAAGAAGGAGTGGAGAGAGAGATGCCAATCATGGAAGTCCAGGTACCCTGTGATTACACCGGAAATTTCCTGCCATCAGAGACCTGTCTGCAGTTATAATTTATTCGACAGGCTCTCGGATCTCCTGGATAAGAACGGGATCATTATCGCGGATGCGGGTACGGTATACTGCATTATATCGCAGGTTCATCATGTAAAAGCAGGCCAGAGAGTGATTACTCCTGCGGCCCTGGGGACGATGGGGCTGAGCCTGCCACTGGGAATTGGTGCATATTTTGCGAACCCGGATGCAAAGATCGTTGCTGTTACCGGCGACGGTTCGCTCCAGATGAATATCCAGGAACTCCAGACCGTTTTTCATTACAGGATTCCTCTAAAGCTGTTCGTTGTGAATAATGACGGGTACGTATCTATCCGCAACACCCAGAACAGTTATTTCAACGGAAGATTTTGCGGTTCGAATCCTGCAAGCGGGGTCTCGTGCCCCGACCTGAAAAAGATTGCATATGCATACGGGATCCCCTACGAGTCCCTGCATGATCAGGATGAACTCGATTTAAGGCTTCCCGGGATAATCGATATGCCCGGGCCGGTTATCTGCGAAGTTTTTACCTGTCCCGATCAACAGATTCAGCCTTCGGTAAGCTCAAAGGTCCTGCCAAACGGGAACATGGCATCCATGCCGCTGGAAGACCTGTGGCCGTTCCTCCCCCGTGACGAATTTTTACGCGAGATGATTGTAAAACCGGTAAAATATGACGACGAATGATGAAGGACAAATGCAATTTTAAATTCATAGAAGGTGATTAAATGATAGATCTTATTGTAAACGATCATGAAATAAAAGATATCGAACTGATAATTTTTGACAAAGACGGCACTCTTTTCGAACTATATCCATACTGGGCAACCGTTGCACGAAGGAGAGCGGAAAATATCTGCAAAATAATCCATGAAGACGATCCTTCTGCGATTGAATGGATCGCTTCGTTAATGGGAGTCGATTACTCGGGTGCTACAATGAATCCCAAAGGCCCAATAGGGGTCTTCAACAGGGATTATATCCAGGACCTCCTATGCAGGGAGCTGAATGAAAAAGGATATTTCATCGAAATAAACGACATTGTCGATGCTTTTAAGGAAGCCGACATATATATCAGCGACGATGGAGTCCTGAAACAGTCTCTTGTTCCCGTTGCAGGGCTTGTGGAGTTTCTCAAAAGCATCAAAGGCAATTGCCGTTGTGCGATCTTCTCCTACGATCAGACGATTAACCTGAAGCATATCGTCGAATTAATGGAACTGGAAGGCTTCTTCTCTATGCTGCTTGGAGGGGACCTGCTCGAATACCCGAAACCCAGTCCCTGGGGCGCAGAAAAAATTATGAGTGAACTGGATATCTCCCGGGAAAATACAATTCTTATCGGGGATTCTGTCAACGATATAAAAAGCGGAAGAGACGCAGGGTGCCAAAAAGTGATTACCAGAAGATCCGAGATCTCCGATCTTGATGAGATTTCGAAGATTACCGATCTGACAATCAGCAATTATCAGAATATTTCTGTCAGGCAGAATTAAGGGATACTAATAAAAAAATAACCAGACAGAATTCTATGTAATAATAACCTTTATTTCAGATAGAAATGAGAGATAGTGATTATGATTCTTAAAGACCTTGAAAAGGAATTATACTCACAGCTGCTTGTCCTTCGTGACGAATATGGTTGTGAGGGAATAAAATCAGAGTTTGAAAATGAAGGGTCGGATTTTCGCGATTTAATTCTTCTTCGTTATCTTACCGCAAAGGCCGGGCTTAAATTATATATAAAAATCGGTGGGGTGGAGGCATTTACTGATCTTAAAATGGCGATACACCTTAACGCCGACGGAATAATTATCCCTATGGTGGAATCCGAATTTGCCCTTATTAAAAGCATAAATATGGTCCGGGATCTTATCGGGGACGCTTGTACCGACTTCGATATATTCATCAATATCGAGACGAGATCGGCGGTGGAAAACCTAAGACCGATATTATCCGTATTAAACGATTCATTTAAAGGTATCACCATAGGAAGATCGGATCTGTCGTATTCCTACGGCAAAAAGGGTGAACAGGATTCGGACTTTACCAATGAAATCGTCGGGAATATTGTAGAAATCGCCCGTGAATGCAATATAAATAAGATTACGGTAGGCGGCGGAATTTCCAGGAAAACATTCAACAATGAATATCTCATCAACAATATCATCCCTGAATTAACCAATATCGAGACAAGAAACGTAATCCTCTGCGCCGATTCGATCAATAAACCCGAGGCACTGATATTTGCCCTGGATTTTGAAAGAAAATACCTCAATTACAAGCTTGAAAAGAATCACCTTTTCATGAAGATGGACGAAGACAGGTTCGAGACACTGATGTCCAGAGGCTGACCGGGATATGGGGAAAACTATTTTTATAACAGGTTCTTCAGGATTTATCGGCAAAAATCTAAGCGAACACTTTAAGGATAAATATAATATTATCGCGCCCGCCCATAAAGAACTGGATCTTCTTTCCGAAAAAGAGGTGCGTACCTTTTTCAGGGACAATGATATCGATTATGTAATTCATTGTGCAAATATCGGCGGGAATCGTAAATATTGCGGCACTTCAAATGTCGTCGGGGAC from Methanolacinia petrolearia DSM 11571 encodes:
- a CDS encoding thiamine pyrophosphate-binding protein, which produces MIRVADYIAEFCVKIGSPDVFLVSGGGMMHMLDGLACNENINVICAHNEAAAAVMAEGYSRVKNNIGTLFVTTGPGGTNAVTGVVDAWVDSIPLLVLSGQAKRSQNVYNSGSPGLRSLGGQEVNILPIVKSFTKYSEMVNDPEKIRYHLEKAVYYAKTGRPGPSWLDVPLDVQAAMIDPEKLEPFVPESCDQDRSLLAGQVKVITELLKNSQRPVIIAGHGIRLAHAEEEFLRAVETLNIPVVASKLGQDLMDYDNPNYIGFGGTKGTRAGNFAMQNADLVLAIGSRLAIPFTGYDYELFAREAKKIAVDIDPVELNKNTIDLDIKVQADAKEFLEILLDELQKNPVSEKKEWRERCQSWKSRYPVITPEISCHQRPVCSYNLFDRLSDLLDKNGIIIADAGTVYCIISQVHHVKAGQRVITPAALGTMGLSLPLGIGAYFANPDAKIVAVTGDGSLQMNIQELQTVFHYRIPLKLFVVNNDGYVSIRNTQNSYFNGRFCGSNPASGVSCPDLKKIAYAYGIPYESLHDQDELDLRLPGIIDMPGPVICEVFTCPDQQIQPSVSSKVLPNGNMASMPLEDLWPFLPRDEFLREMIVKPVKYDDE
- a CDS encoding HAD family hydrolase translates to MIDLIVNDHEIKDIELIIFDKDGTLFELYPYWATVARRRAENICKIIHEDDPSAIEWIASLMGVDYSGATMNPKGPIGVFNRDYIQDLLCRELNEKGYFIEINDIVDAFKEADIYISDDGVLKQSLVPVAGLVEFLKSIKGNCRCAIFSYDQTINLKHIVELMELEGFFSMLLGGDLLEYPKPSPWGAEKIMSELDISRENTILIGDSVNDIKSGRDAGCQKVITRRSEISDLDEISKITDLTISNYQNISVRQN
- a CDS encoding aldolase/citrate lyase family protein; translated protein: MILKDLEKELYSQLLVLRDEYGCEGIKSEFENEGSDFRDLILLRYLTAKAGLKLYIKIGGVEAFTDLKMAIHLNADGIIIPMVESEFALIKSINMVRDLIGDACTDFDIFINIETRSAVENLRPILSVLNDSFKGITIGRSDLSYSYGKKGEQDSDFTNEIVGNIVEIARECNINKITVGGGISRKTFNNEYLINNIIPELTNIETRNVILCADSINKPEALIFALDFERKYLNYKLEKNHLFMKMDEDRFETLMSRG
- the rfbG gene encoding CDP-glucose 4,6-dehydratase encodes the protein MSSLSVFAGKKVFVTGHTGFKGSWLSIWLSKLEAEVYGYSLPPPTSPNNYSESGVAGLLEGETIGDIRNADILEESIRSADPDVIFHLAAQPIVRYSYDNPAETFEANVMGSVYLLDAVRKIGRPVSVIMVTSDKCYENTGQIWGYRENDMMGGHDPYSASKGAAEIAISSYRRSFFAPSELDRHGIGIASVRAGNVIGGGDWAEDRIIPDAVRALKEGKPLQLRNPGAVRPWQHVLESLSGYLTLAGKMMATNDPSLCSAWNFGPYTHDACTVAELVEKFYSGWGEGSVIDSGAYDGKQEARFLKLSIEKAIYQLRWHPGWSLDDAIRKTAYWYRNYKPLDHENNLNLCHEDIDSFMKNL